The following proteins come from a genomic window of Campylobacter concisus:
- a CDS encoding ATP-dependent DNA helicase has translation MLEQILEILSRSNVFLTGGGGVGKSYLTASVIRHYKENFKNVIILGSTGISAVSLGGVSLHSFFKFGYCKDYEELRRFDYHQKDKLSKLRNMLDACDLLVIDEISMVSSDLMEMIRYRLLTSKFKGRVLIVGDFYQLPPVQREQNENRLFNFLYAFNSSAWEDMKFINVELLISKRTSDLKFYEILSRLRVGELDDEIMSYIESLRVTKIEPDDDTSVLFGRNAEAEMLNQKRLSELDTPLEISNSDVSILDENLDKKEFEKWANTLNISRDLEMKIGAKIIFTSNKWGEYYNGEQGKIMQILKENGIISSVIVKKDSGEICEIEKAAYIFSSLNLNEDEIEENVQASLHQFPFKLAYALTIHKSQGMSINSLICNINHIFAKGQLYVALSRAVSPKNLKLFYDKKSDFRQHLRKVVKIDDEVKKFYQENVFLHIKENL, from the coding sequence ATGTTAGAGCAAATTTTAGAAATTTTATCTCGCTCAAACGTCTTTTTAACAGGCGGCGGCGGTGTTGGCAAGAGCTATCTAACCGCCTCCGTCATAAGACACTACAAAGAAAATTTTAAAAACGTCATCATTCTTGGCTCAACTGGCATAAGTGCCGTTAGCCTTGGAGGAGTTAGCTTGCATAGTTTTTTTAAATTTGGCTACTGCAAGGACTACGAGGAGCTAAGGCGCTTTGACTATCATCAAAAAGATAAACTAAGCAAGCTAAGAAATATGCTTGATGCATGTGATCTGCTTGTAATTGATGAAATTTCAATGGTGAGCTCAGATTTAATGGAAATGATAAGATACCGACTACTTACTTCCAAATTTAAAGGTAGGGTGCTTATAGTGGGTGATTTTTATCAGCTTCCACCAGTGCAAAGGGAGCAAAACGAAAATAGGCTTTTTAATTTTTTATACGCTTTTAACTCCAGTGCGTGGGAGGATATGAAATTTATAAATGTCGAACTTCTCATCTCAAAACGCACAAGTGATCTTAAATTTTATGAGATTCTCTCTAGGCTGCGAGTAGGTGAGCTAGATGATGAAATAATGAGTTATATAGAGAGTTTAAGAGTGACCAAGATAGAGCCAGATGATGATACGAGTGTGCTTTTTGGTAGAAACGCCGAGGCTGAAATGCTAAATCAAAAAAGGCTTTCAGAACTTGATACGCCACTTGAAATTTCAAACTCAGATGTGAGCATTTTGGATGAAAATTTAGATAAAAAAGAGTTTGAAAAATGGGCAAATACACTAAATATCTCAAGAGATTTGGAGATGAAGATAGGCGCTAAGATTATCTTTACGTCAAATAAATGGGGCGAATATTACAACGGAGAGCAAGGCAAGATCATGCAAATTTTAAAAGAAAATGGCATCATCTCAAGCGTGATCGTGAAAAAAGATAGCGGCGAAATTTGTGAGATAGAAAAAGCCGCTTATATATTTAGTTCGTTAAATTTAAACGAAGATGAGATCGAAGAAAATGTACAGGCATCGCTCCATCAGTTTCCATTTAAGCTTGCCTATGCCCTAACCATCCACAAATCTCAAGGAATGAGCATAAACTCGCTCATTTGTAATATCAACCATATTTTTGCCAAAGGACAACTCTACGTCGCACTTTCTCGTGCAGTAAGTCCTAAAAATTTAAAACTTTTTTATGATAAAAAAAGTGATTTTAGGCAGCATTTAAGAAAAGTGGTTAAAATTGACGACGAAGTTAAGAAATTTTACCAAGAAAACGTATTTTTGCATATTAAGGAGAATTTATGA
- the lolA gene encoding LolA-like outer membrane lipoprotein chaperone yields MRKFLVASLVAVCSFGAGLNFKSLQSDFTQTVFSEGKSINYKGRFYAKNDNTALWIYESPTPKRIYFNKERVIVIEDELEQAIISKLDDTPNLTQILAHAEQIQPTLYKAIYDGVEYFITIKNTLPTTIDYKDKLSNKIKITLSNPVKDALIPQETLTPVIPQGYDIVNQ; encoded by the coding sequence ATGAGAAAATTTCTAGTTGCATCTCTAGTTGCAGTTTGCTCATTTGGTGCTGGCTTAAATTTCAAAAGCCTGCAAAGTGACTTTACGCAAACTGTATTTAGCGAAGGCAAAAGCATAAATTATAAGGGTAGATTTTACGCAAAAAACGACAATACTGCACTTTGGATATATGAAAGTCCAACGCCAAAGAGAATTTATTTTAACAAAGAGCGTGTGATCGTGATTGAGGACGAGCTTGAGCAAGCTATCATTTCAAAGCTTGATGATACGCCAAATTTGACACAAATCTTGGCTCATGCGGAGCAAATTCAACCAACACTTTACAAAGCAATATACGACGGAGTTGAGTACTTTATAACTATTAAAAACACGCTTCCAACGACGATTGACTATAAAGACAAGCTTTCAAATAAAATAAAGATAACCTTAAGCAATCCAGTAAAAGATGCGCTCATACCACAAGAGACGCTAACACCTGTCATTCCTCAAGGTTATGACATTGTAAATCAATAA
- a CDS encoding ABC transporter permease: MTSLPKYLLFKYLRFDKTQPFITLSALLAFLGVSIGLMVLIVAMAIMNGFDKEFERKLFTMNYPITVQSAFKGSIDDDFVDELKAKFSDLKFSPYISTQVIYRSANALEGGLVYGVNFKDEKQINSVVNEALKDKELDGFEILVGSGITSEFRLRNDEKLTLIFTKADPAGFSLTPKMKRFDIGGSFTSGLIAYDKAFSYTSVEALRKILDYPNGVYDGIHIFSKKPFDDIKRVREGLPSGTVAIGWWEQNGNFFSALALEKRALFIVLMLIILVASLNIISSLLMTVMNRRQEIALLLALGASKSEIKRSFFYQGLVIGGGGIIFGLILGFLGLFLLGNFNIIDLPADVYGSSKLPLELSMIDLVLIIVGAVFIVAISSYYPAKKATEVNVLQTLRNE; encoded by the coding sequence ATGACAAGCTTACCAAAGTATCTACTTTTTAAATATTTAAGATTTGATAAAACTCAGCCATTTATCACTCTAAGTGCCTTGCTTGCCTTTCTTGGTGTTAGCATCGGACTTATGGTTTTAATCGTTGCGATGGCGATTATGAATGGATTTGACAAAGAATTTGAGCGTAAACTTTTTACTATGAACTATCCAATAACCGTTCAAAGCGCCTTTAAGGGCTCTATTGATGATGACTTTGTTGATGAGCTAAAGGCTAAATTTAGTGATCTTAAATTTAGTCCATATATCAGCACACAGGTCATTTACCGCTCGGCAAATGCACTTGAGGGCGGACTGGTTTATGGCGTAAATTTTAAAGATGAAAAACAGATAAACTCAGTCGTAAATGAAGCTTTAAAAGATAAAGAGCTAGATGGTTTTGAGATACTTGTGGGAAGTGGCATAACGAGTGAGTTTAGACTAAGAAACGATGAAAAACTAACGCTTATCTTTACAAAGGCTGACCCAGCTGGCTTTTCACTAACGCCAAAGATGAAGCGCTTTGATATTGGCGGTTCATTTACATCTGGGCTTATCGCCTACGATAAAGCCTTTTCATATACTTCGGTCGAGGCTTTGAGGAAAATTTTGGACTATCCAAATGGCGTGTATGATGGTATTCATATCTTTTCAAAAAAGCCATTTGATGATATAAAAAGGGTGCGTGAAGGCCTTCCGTCTGGCACGGTTGCAATTGGCTGGTGGGAGCAAAATGGCAACTTTTTCTCAGCACTTGCACTTGAAAAAAGAGCGCTTTTTATCGTTTTGATGCTTATTATCCTTGTGGCGTCACTAAATATCATAAGCTCACTACTAATGACTGTGATGAACCGCAGGCAGGAGATCGCCTTGCTTCTAGCACTTGGAGCTAGCAAAAGCGAGATAAAAAGAAGCTTTTTTTATCAAGGGCTAGTTATCGGCGGAGGTGGCATTATATTTGGCTTGATACTTGGATTTTTAGGGCTATTTTTACTTGGAAATTTTAATATCATAGACTTGCCAGCTGACGTTTATGGCTCAAGCAAACTGCCGCTTGAACTATCTATGATAGATCTTGTTCTTATCATCGTTGGAGCTGTATTTATCGTGGCCATCTCGTCTTATTACCCAGCTAAAAAAGCCACAGAAGTAAATGTGCTTCAAACTTTAAGAAATGAGTAG
- a CDS encoding cation:proton antiporter, translated as MEQILEGFLLVAAISVALNVIFKKFQIPTIIGYIVTGTLISEFFNLKSNDEISHIAEFGIAFLMFTIGLEFSFKHLMGMKKEVFLNGGLQVCLSGFIMGVMLYYVLRLKDETALIAGLALALSSTAIVLKTLNDSGDVSKIYGRKALGILLFQDIAVIPILLMIDMFSSQDASINELLLKTFTSAIILIVVLFLLGKYVINWIFYKVIQTNSQEVFIATILFMVVGSSTLAHFFGFSYSLGAFLAGMMMAETQYKHQIEVDLIPFRDLLLGLFFITVGMQINFAVVISNIWLVLGLVFSVMVIKAVVVFAILNIYLKRRVAAKTALSVCQIGEFALAVFGLMTTRNLLDIQTAQIFIAASVVSMFATPFILKKLDAIADLIEREIVVEPNETLKPQKIKNHIVVFGYERLGQEVVLRLKETKLLYLVLDNDISLVELGRSRGENVFLGNVLQSHTLENACLSDAAAVIITVNNEQRVELIAQKIKDYGVNTQTIIKINGEGNKDIFGELGKNFHLINEERVMAKTLVHEALQCKIDHDIRA; from the coding sequence ATGGAACAAATTTTAGAAGGTTTCTTGCTTGTTGCAGCGATCTCAGTCGCATTAAACGTTATTTTTAAAAAATTTCAGATACCAACCATCATCGGTTACATCGTAACAGGTACGCTTATATCAGAATTTTTCAACCTAAAAAGCAATGATGAAATTTCTCATATTGCCGAGTTTGGTATCGCATTTTTGATGTTTACCATTGGGCTTGAGTTTAGCTTTAAGCACTTAATGGGCATGAAAAAAGAGGTCTTTTTAAATGGCGGATTACAGGTTTGTTTAAGTGGCTTTATAATGGGTGTGATGCTTTATTATGTCCTTCGCTTAAAAGACGAAACGGCACTTATTGCAGGTCTTGCGCTTGCACTCTCATCAACTGCGATCGTACTAAAGACACTAAATGATAGTGGCGATGTGAGTAAAATTTACGGCAGAAAAGCACTTGGAATTTTACTATTCCAAGATATTGCCGTCATTCCTATTTTACTTATGATAGATATGTTTAGCTCGCAAGATGCTTCAATAAATGAGCTTTTACTAAAGACATTTACAAGTGCGATTATTCTTATTGTTGTGCTATTTTTACTTGGTAAATATGTCATCAACTGGATATTTTATAAAGTCATTCAAACAAATTCGCAAGAGGTTTTTATAGCTACGATTTTATTTATGGTCGTTGGCTCTAGCACTTTGGCTCACTTCTTTGGCTTCTCATACTCTTTGGGTGCGTTTTTAGCCGGTATGATGATGGCAGAGACACAGTATAAACACCAAATCGAGGTTGATCTTATTCCTTTTAGAGATCTACTTCTTGGACTATTTTTTATAACCGTTGGTATGCAGATAAATTTTGCTGTCGTCATCTCAAACATCTGGCTTGTTCTTGGCCTAGTATTTAGTGTCATGGTGATAAAAGCAGTTGTCGTTTTTGCTATCTTAAACATCTACTTAAAGCGAAGAGTTGCTGCAAAAACTGCACTTAGTGTTTGTCAAATAGGCGAATTTGCACTAGCTGTTTTTGGACTAATGACTACTAGAAATTTACTTGATATACAAACTGCTCAAATTTTTATCGCAGCCTCTGTTGTATCGATGTTTGCTACGCCTTTTATACTCAAAAAACTAGACGCGATAGCTGACCTCATAGAACGTGAGATCGTTGTTGAACCAAATGAAACCCTAAAGCCACAAAAAATAAAAAATCACATCGTGGTTTTTGGCTATGAGAGACTTGGACAAGAAGTCGTTTTAAGACTAAAAGAGACAAAGCTTTTATACCTTGTGCTTGATAATGATATTAGTCTAGTTGAGCTTGGTAGGAGCCGCGGGGAAAATGTATTTTTAGGTAACGTTCTTCAAAGCCATACACTTGAAAATGCCTGCCTAAGCGATGCAGCCGCTGTTATTATAACCGTTAACAATGAGCAAAGAGTGGAGCTCATCGCGCAAAAGATAAAAGACTACGGCGTAAATACCCAAACTATAATAAAAATAAATGGTGAGGGTAATAAAGATATTTTTGGTGAGTTAGGTAAAAATTTTCACCTAATAAACGAAGAGCGTGTCATGGCAAAAACACTCGTACACGAGGCTCTTCAATGCAAAATCGATCATGATATAAGAGCGTAA
- a CDS encoding heat shock protein transcriptional repressor HspR has product MQNYEEPLFLISVVAKVLSIHPQTLRQYEREGLIEPSRTDGKMRLYSQKDVDRVKTILNLTRELGINLAGVDVILQLKEKIDDLESTIDELNKKLHEATSQTSTKRSLVKRKNSFDLVFYEGKK; this is encoded by the coding sequence ATGCAAAATTATGAAGAACCACTTTTTTTAATAAGCGTTGTTGCAAAGGTTTTAAGCATACATCCACAAACTTTAAGACAGTATGAAAGAGAGGGACTTATCGAGCCATCAAGAACAGATGGCAAGATGAGGCTCTACTCACAAAAAGACGTTGATCGCGTAAAAACTATACTAAATTTAACCCGTGAACTAGGTATAAATTTAGCTGGCGTTGATGTGATACTTCAGTTGAAAGAAAAAATTGACGATTTAGAATCAACTATTGATGAGCTAAATAAAAAATTGCACGAAGCTACCAGTCAAACTAGCACCAAAAGATCGCTCGTAAAAAGGAAAAATAGCTTTGATCTAGTCTTTTATGAAGGTAAAAAATAA
- a CDS encoding DnaJ family protein, which translates to MSESLYETLGVSKGASSDEIKKAYRKLARKYHPDINKDPGAEDKFKEINAAYEILSDDKKRAQYDQYGDTMFGGQNFHDFASSSADMGDLNEILKNIFSGGFGGGGAKFSSGFGSNFGGFDGFSSGGFGFGGADLDVNAKISIPFDVAVTGGEHKINFNGESIKIKIPSGIEGGEKLRVKGKGKSAGGQKGDLILAISVEPSDEYERVGDDLYKDIEIPLKTMLFGGKVDVHTYKKDVTIKIAENSKTGTKIRLKGYGVQNRKSGIYGDLYLKARVKLPNISELDEGLVKELKEKLPE; encoded by the coding sequence ATGAGTGAAAGCTTATATGAGACTTTAGGAGTTTCAAAGGGTGCCTCAAGCGACGAGATAAAAAAAGCTTATAGAAAACTTGCCAGAAAATATCACCCAGATATCAATAAAGACCCTGGAGCAGAAGATAAATTTAAAGAGATAAACGCCGCTTATGAAATTTTAAGCGACGATAAAAAACGAGCTCAATACGACCAGTACGGCGATACTATGTTTGGCGGTCAAAATTTCCACGACTTTGCTAGTAGTTCAGCCGATATGGGCGATCTAAATGAAATTTTAAAGAATATCTTCTCAGGTGGTTTTGGCGGTGGTGGAGCTAAATTTAGCAGCGGATTTGGTAGTAATTTTGGAGGCTTTGACGGATTTAGTAGTGGTGGATTTGGCTTTGGCGGAGCTGATCTAGACGTAAATGCAAAAATTTCTATACCATTTGACGTAGCTGTAACTGGTGGCGAACATAAGATAAATTTTAATGGCGAAAGCATTAAGATAAAAATTCCAAGTGGCATAGAAGGTGGTGAAAAACTTCGTGTAAAAGGCAAAGGCAAGAGCGCTGGTGGTCAAAAAGGCGATCTTATACTTGCTATTAGCGTTGAGCCAAGCGACGAATATGAAAGAGTCGGAGACGATCTTTATAAAGATATAGAAATTCCACTAAAAACTATGCTTTTTGGCGGAAAAGTCGATGTACATACTTATAAAAAAGATGTCACCATTAAAATAGCCGAAAACTCAAAAACAGGTACAAAGATCCGTTTAAAAGGATATGGCGTGCAAAATAGAAAGAGCGGAATTTATGGCGATCTTTACTTAAAAGCCAGGGTAAAACTTCCAAATATTAGTGAGCTTGATGAAGGCTTAGTAAAAGAGTTAAAAGAAAAATTACCGGAGTAA
- a CDS encoding Do family serine endopeptidase, whose amino-acid sequence MKKIVLISLVAASFLVGADIKFNEANSNITRVSPLSDKNSVLSYYDSIAQAKLSVVNISTTKTVNNAGIEQMFNDPFFNEFFGFNFAKPKEKEKTTSLGSGVIISNDGYIVTNNHVIEDSDQIVVTLANGGKEYKAKLIGSDPKTDLAVVKIEANGLNAITFADSSKLLDADVVFAIGNPFGVGESITQGIVSGLNKDNIGLNQYENFIQTDASINPGNSGGALVDSRGYLVGINSAILSKSGGNNGIGFAIPSNMVKDIAKKLITDGKIERGFIGVTIANLTDEQKELYTNKEGALISGVEQGMPADEAGLKRGDLVISANDKVSKNANDLKNFIGSLTPNSSVDITYERSNKIMNAKIKLANADHNSKDIAKSIIIEGLSVSNLSDEIRYKYKISPDTQGVLVTDVKSGSKAEDFGFERGDVIVQVGEESIKDLQTFANTIKNTKGKKTLVWINRGGIIQGLVIK is encoded by the coding sequence ATGAAAAAGATTGTGCTAATTTCATTAGTAGCAGCTTCTTTTTTAGTGGGGGCTGATATTAAATTTAATGAAGCTAACTCTAATATCACGAGAGTCTCGCCACTTAGCGATAAAAATAGCGTACTTTCTTATTATGACTCGATCGCTCAGGCAAAGCTTTCAGTTGTAAATATTTCAACTACAAAAACGGTGAATAACGCTGGTATTGAGCAGATGTTTAACGACCCTTTTTTCAATGAATTTTTTGGATTTAACTTTGCAAAACCAAAAGAAAAAGAAAAAACTACTTCACTTGGTTCTGGCGTTATTATCTCAAATGATGGATATATCGTTACAAATAACCATGTTATAGAAGATAGTGATCAAATAGTCGTAACTCTTGCAAATGGCGGCAAAGAGTATAAAGCAAAGCTAATAGGAAGTGATCCAAAAACCGATTTAGCCGTCGTAAAGATAGAAGCAAACGGACTAAATGCAATTACTTTTGCAGACTCATCAAAACTACTTGATGCAGACGTTGTATTTGCTATAGGAAATCCATTTGGCGTTGGTGAGAGTATCACTCAAGGCATCGTCTCAGGTCTAAATAAAGATAATATAGGCCTTAATCAATATGAAAATTTTATCCAAACAGATGCTTCGATAAACCCAGGAAATTCAGGTGGAGCTTTGGTTGATAGCAGGGGCTATTTGGTCGGGATAAACTCAGCCATACTTTCAAAAAGCGGTGGCAATAACGGCATTGGCTTTGCGATCCCATCAAATATGGTAAAAGATATCGCTAAAAAGCTGATAACTGACGGCAAGATCGAGCGTGGCTTTATCGGCGTTACGATTGCAAATTTAACAGATGAGCAAAAAGAGCTTTATACAAATAAAGAAGGTGCTTTAATAAGTGGCGTAGAGCAAGGCATGCCAGCAGATGAAGCTGGGCTAAAAAGAGGCGATTTGGTTATATCGGCTAATGATAAAGTTAGCAAAAATGCAAATGATCTTAAAAATTTCATCGGCTCACTAACTCCAAATAGCAGCGTTGATATAACTTACGAGCGATCAAATAAAATAATGAATGCAAAAATTAAGCTTGCAAACGCTGATCATAATTCAAAAGACATAGCAAAAAGCATTATAATCGAAGGACTTAGCGTTAGTAATCTAAGCGATGAGATAAGATATAAATACAAAATCAGCCCAGATACTCAAGGCGTGCTAGTAACTGATGTAAAATCAGGCTCAAAAGCTGAAGACTTTGGCTTTGAAAGAGGTGATGTGATCGTTCAAGTTGGCGAAGAGAGTATAAAAGATCTTCAAACATTTGCAAATACAATCAAAAATACAAAAGGCAAAAAGACACTAGTGTGGATAAATCGTGGTGGTATCATACAAGGCCTTGTTATAAAATAA
- a CDS encoding response regulator transcription factor, producing MTRILMIEDDMELAEILTEYLENYDIEVITAEEPYIGLSTLNTSKFDLVILDLTLPGMDGLEVCKEIRKNHNIPIIISSARHDITDKVNALDNGADDYLPKPYDPQELLARIKSHLRRQNVTPLNESKNLNKDLVLKEFEHEILFKGNVLNLTAAEYDILKYLLLKEGGAVTREELIYNCESINEDSSNKSIDVIIGRIRQKLNENPKEPKYIHAIRGIGYKLVL from the coding sequence ATGACTAGAATTTTAATGATAGAAGATGATATGGAACTTGCTGAAATTTTAACCGAGTATCTGGAAAATTACGATATCGAAGTGATAACTGCCGAAGAGCCGTATATCGGACTATCTACGCTAAATACAAGTAAATTTGACCTAGTTATACTAGATCTTACACTGCCCGGTATGGACGGACTAGAAGTTTGTAAAGAGATCAGGAAAAATCACAATATCCCTATAATCATATCAAGTGCAAGGCATGATATAACAGATAAGGTAAATGCTCTTGATAACGGTGCTGATGATTATTTGCCAAAGCCATATGACCCACAAGAGCTTTTGGCTCGTATCAAAAGTCATTTAAGAAGACAAAATGTGACCCCTTTAAATGAGTCAAAAAATTTAAACAAAGACTTGGTTTTAAAAGAGTTTGAGCATGAAATTTTATTCAAAGGAAACGTGCTAAATTTAACTGCTGCAGAATATGACATCTTAAAATATCTACTTTTAAAAGAGGGTGGAGCGGTTACTAGAGAGGAGCTTATCTATAACTGTGAAAGCATAAATGAAGATAGCTCAAACAAAAGTATAGATGTTATCATTGGCAGGATTCGCCAAAAACTAAATGAAAATCCAAAAGAGCCAAAATATATCCATGCGATCCGCGGTATTGGCTACAAATTGGTTCTTTGA
- a CDS encoding ArsS family sensor histidine kinase: MPRSSIFITITFIFGLALVSIFLAFLWLMGFDKQNYTRELNNKYSNVARTNLFYMGGIINKAQYDRQLSNIDMPEIKDEKKKDEILKQATVLEEISSDLGSSAILLYEKHHYLKIEHLDELKLLMDKEFQPYRYEVIKAVFLVVAVILLGAYIFVIYKIKPLRKLKRQIVKFANGELDGVQNVGNGKDEISEVSEAFYEAVCQIKALNDSRHLFLRNIMHELKTPITKGLIAAQMIEKSKNQERLISVFHKLENLINELAAIEQITSKIGLSNKTPCFMRDLIDEAIDIAMVEKECVGVSELDEVRVLVDFKLFSVAIKNMIDNGIKYSTDKHVNIVVSKDHMKFITQGEKLKNDLDFYIQPFIKGENAQKSFGLGLYIVSNILDAHGLKFRYEYKNGMNVFVFENLQDIIVT, encoded by the coding sequence ATGCCAAGATCGTCTATTTTTATAACTATAACTTTTATCTTCGGACTCGCACTTGTTTCGATATTTTTAGCCTTTTTGTGGCTCATGGGTTTTGATAAGCAAAACTATACAAGAGAGTTAAATAACAAATACTCAAATGTTGCTAGGACAAATTTGTTTTACATGGGTGGCATCATAAATAAAGCTCAGTATGACCGCCAGCTTTCAAACATCGATATGCCAGAGATCAAAGATGAGAAGAAAAAAGATGAAATTTTAAAGCAAGCAACTGTTTTGGAAGAAATTTCAAGCGATTTAGGATCTAGTGCCATTTTACTTTATGAAAAGCATCACTATCTAAAGATTGAGCATTTAGACGAACTAAAACTTTTAATGGATAAGGAATTTCAGCCTTACAGATACGAGGTGATAAAGGCTGTTTTTCTGGTGGTTGCGGTCATTTTGCTAGGTGCTTACATTTTTGTCATATATAAGATAAAGCCGCTTAGAAAGCTAAAGCGTCAGATCGTGAAATTTGCAAATGGTGAGCTTGATGGCGTACAAAATGTTGGCAACGGCAAGGATGAAATTTCTGAAGTTTCTGAAGCATTTTATGAGGCGGTTTGTCAGATCAAGGCGCTTAATGACTCAAGGCATCTTTTTTTAAGAAACATAATGCACGAGCTAAAAACTCCTATCACAAAAGGCCTAATCGCTGCTCAAATGATAGAGAAAAGTAAAAATCAAGAGAGGCTGATCTCTGTCTTTCACAAGCTTGAAAACTTAATAAACGAACTTGCGGCGATCGAGCAGATAACATCAAAAATAGGGCTTAGTAATAAAACGCCATGTTTTATGAGGGATCTCATCGATGAGGCAATCGATATAGCCATGGTAGAAAAAGAGTGTGTTGGTGTCAGTGAGCTTGATGAGGTTAGGGTGCTTGTTGATTTCAAGCTATTTTCAGTTGCTATAAAAAATATGATAGACAATGGCATAAAATATTCAACTGATAAGCACGTAAATATCGTTGTTAGCAAGGATCATATGAAATTTATAACCCAAGGTGAGAAACTAAAAAATGATCTTGATTTTTATATCCAGCCATTTATTAAAGGAGAGAATGCGCAAAAAAGTTTTGGTCTTGGTTTATATATAGTTAGCAATATACTTGATGCTCATGGACTCAAATTTAGATACGAATACAAAAACGGAATGAATGTCTTTGTTTTTGAAAATTTACAAGATATAATAGTGACTTAA